Proteins encoded in a region of the Vicia villosa cultivar HV-30 ecotype Madison, WI linkage group LG5, Vvil1.0, whole genome shotgun sequence genome:
- the LOC131605195 gene encoding uncharacterized protein LOC131605195, whose product MDTPIDTVKEAKRHTHTYSFFREPLTALEGLSSLMTAFCLKSFTDNYGNILTLLETVVDTPALQTLMQFYDPEMSIKEVSDNWKSNGGVSGFSLKFLVRKAKEEFEKKNWNAYNALLAVAIYGIVMFPNVPNFVDSAAVHIFMGKNPIPTLLADTYYAVHSRYEKRGGAITCCLQLLFIWFLSLLPSKGPFVKTRETLKWTHRIMSLTSYDIQWPKYRINVSEVIVGCGKFDNVPLVGTRGCINYNPVVSLRQLGYTLKDKPADHLIAETVYFEKGSDPEKLKEIIMAWKKIRKHNGAHLGKKESLALTPYVEWIVKRVGNLLLPYDRVAPLQKQPPLILSEFVPTELYKDALVTNYRLHEREQETNLKFFEERDAKMRLMHQLKQFEGASSSQASTRRHPYELLEEDLYQKQQECLQLRRSESSLKRQKRDSDKQLAEEKAKTARLKEELRRLRAQRRGDGGVHSVTRRS is encoded by the exons ATGGACACTCCCATTGATACTGTCAAGGAGGCAAAGAGACATACGCACACCTACAGCTTTTTTCGAGAGCCGTTGACCGCCTTAGAGGGTTTGAGTTCGTTAATGACCGCTTTCTGCTTGAAGAGTTTCACGGACAATTATGGGAATATCTTGACTTTGTTGGAAACCGTGGTTGATACTCCTGCTTTGCAAACTTTGATGCAATTCTATGATCCTGAAATGAG cataaaagAAGTATCTGATAATTGGAAGTCGAATGGAGGTGTCTCGGGGTTCTCTTTGAAGTTCTTGGTGAGAAAAGCTAAAGAGGAATTTGAGAAAAAGAATTGGAACGCGTACAATGCATTGCTTGCTGTGGCTATTTACGGGATTGTGATGTTCCCGAATGTTCCCAATTTTGTAGACTCGGCCGCGGTACACATCTTCATGGGAAAGAATCCTATTCCTACTTTGTTGGCCGATACTTATTATGCCGTTCATTCCCGATATGAGAAACGTGGCGGTGCTATCACTTGTTGCCTTCAATTATTGTTCATCTGGTTCCTCTCTTTGTTGCCCAGCAAAGGACCTTTTGTGAAGACAAGGGAGACACTTAAGTGGACCCACAGGATTATGTCACTTACTTCTTATGATATTCAGTGGCCAAAGTACCGAATTAATGTTTCTGAAGTGATTGTTGGGTGTGGTAAGTTCGATAATGTTCCTTTGGTTGGTACTAGAGGTTGCATCAATTACAATCCCGTGGTATCCTTGCGTCAGTTGGGGTATACGTTGAAAGACAAGCCGGCAGATCACTTGATAGCGGAGACAGTCTATTTTGAGAAGGGGTCGGATCCAGAAAAGTTGAAGGAGATAATTATGGCTTGGAAGAAGATCCGTAAGCATAATGGAGCCCATTTAGGGAAGAAGGAATCACTTGCTTTGACaccgtatgttgaatggattgtgaAACGGGTTGGAAACTTGTTGCTGCCATATGATAGGGTTGCACCacttcaaaagcaacctcctttgaTTCTATCTGAATTTGTGCCAACAGAACTTTACAAGGATGCTCTGGTTACCAACTACAGGTTGCATGAAAGAGAGCAAGAGAccaatttgaagttctttgaaGAGAGAGATGCAAAGATGAGGTTGATGCACCAGCTCAAGCAATTCGAAGGCGCAAGTTCAAGTCAAGCTAGTACCCGGAGGCATCCCTATGAGTTGCTAGAGGAAGATTTGTATCAGAAGCAGCAAGAGTGTCTACAGTTACGGAGATCAGAGAGTAGTCTTAAGAGGCAGAAGCGGGATTCAGATAAACAGCTAGCAGAAGAGAAGGCTAAGACCGCTCGACTTAAAGAAGAACTAAGAAGACTCCGAGCCCAGCGGAGAGGAGATGGAGGAGTTCATTCTGTTACCAGGCGATCCTAG